One genomic window of Hypomesus transpacificus isolate Combined female unplaced genomic scaffold, fHypTra1 scaffold_284, whole genome shotgun sequence includes the following:
- the LOC124463476 gene encoding swi5-dependent recombination DNA repair protein 1 homolog: MYQHLNDHLLSREGIHQSHCDSALPLGVLPAIKSSSRPVEPIRASASETLGPLGCRATPDGRESAYSSPPPSPPPSPPPSPPPSPPPFPPPSLPLSTCRPEAQSPGSSPPSTLNDPVTRETTPSLLSLEETGDELSVLEAMMSHPHWKIINRVLLRKNKSVAELQERSKEVMEWVLKVTNEVVLPAMALYQVLHIRNTKMAARCPPPSPTAAVTPTVTGPLPQGCCPQPGLSLAL, translated from the exons ATGTATCAACATTTAAATGATCACCTTCTGTCAAGAGAAGGGATCCACCAATCACATTGTGACTCAGCTCTTCCTCTAGGTGTTCTTCCAGCAATCAAAAGTTCCTCTCGCCCAGtggaaccaatcagagcatcggCCTCTGAAACACTCGGGCCCCTGGGCTGCAGAGCCACACCAGATGGAAGGGAGAGTGCgtactcctctccacctccgtctccacctccgtctccacctccgtctccacctccgtctccacctccgTTTCCACCTCCGTCTCTACCTCTGTCCACATGTCGACCTGAGGCGCAGTCTCCAGGTTCTTCTCCACCTTCGACCTTGAATGACCCTGTGACCCGGGAGACCACGCCcagtcttctgtcattggaggagACCGGGGACGAGCTTTCTGTGTTGGAGGCCATGATGTCACATCC TCATTGGAAAATCATCAACAGGGTCCTGTTGAGAAag aACAAGAGCGTAGCTGAGCTGCAGGAGCGCTCGAAGGAGGTCATGGAGTGGGTTCTCAAGGTGACCAACGAGGTGGTCCTGCCCGCCATGGCCCTTTACCAGGTCCTCCACATCCGCAAtaccaagatggccgcccgctGTCCGCCGCCATCTCCTACAGCAGCTGTGACTCCCACAGTGACAGGTCCTCTTCCGCAGGGCTGCTGTCCCCAGCCAGGCCTGTCActggctctctga